A genomic segment from Spinacia oleracea cultivar Varoflay chromosome 3, BTI_SOV_V1, whole genome shotgun sequence encodes:
- the LOC110775530 gene encoding zinc finger BED domain-containing protein RICESLEEPER 2-like, producing MRCVAHIVNLVVSDGMKTVNESITRVRHAVRFIKQSPSRLLRFKKCVSDEKIVSKMLLCLDVPTRWNSTYLMLSAAISLESAFERYAEEDPHYTVALCEREGKGIPESEDWNSVKKFSEFKQAFYDLTNRVSGSLYVTSNLFFQELVNVAVLLKELTSSDDLDMCHMACKMKEKYEKYWGDPEKINLMIFVVVVLDPRYKFDYVECMLTEIYDVTTASILARNVKDISSALFEEYRILPPTDVVREEESSKKDDTQSTTSHKKVEVLKSKYKKHKCELSGEAKIELDKYLEEDREEDTEEEEDDFDILGWLKFNSARFPTMGRMARDVLAVPISTVAFESAFSTEGRVLDNFRRSLSPVVVQGLLCNKNWLRAGPFQGVEECLEEVELLEEDLNKMSINDAFMKRLRSTSRRLFGVTDLLVVTYVADLCLVFDLLLTCYLVFDMLLLQSLVVMN from the exons ATGCGTTGCGTAGCACATATAGTTAATTTGGTTGTTTCTGATGGCATGAAAACGGTTAATGAGTCAATTACTCGTGTAAGGCATGCTGTGAGATTCATTAAACAATCTCCATCAAGGTTGCTAAGGTTTAAAAAGTGTGTGTCAGATGAAAAAATAGTTTCCAAAATGTTGTTATGCCTTGATGTGCCAACTAGGTGGAATTCTACATACTTGATGTTGAGTGCTGCAATTTCTCTTGAGAGTGCTTTTGAGAGGTATGCTGAGGAGGACCCTCATTATACGGTTGCTTTGTGTGAAAGGGAAGGGAAAGGTATCCCTGAATCTGAGGATTGGAATAGTGTGAAAAAGTTTTCTGAATTTAAGCAAGCCTTCTATGATCTTACTAATCGCGTATCTGGGTCTTTGTATGTGACttccaatttattttttcaagagTTGGTTAATGTTGCGGTACTTTTGAAAGAGTTAACATCGAGTGATGATCTAGATATGTGTCATATGGCTtgtaaaatgaaggaaaagtATGAGAAATATTGGGGTGATCCTGAAAAAATTAACTTGatgatttttgttgttgttgtccttGATCCTCGATATAAATTTGATTATGTCGAGTGCATGTTGACTGAAATTTATGATGTTACTACTGCATCTATTTTGGCAAGAAATGTGAAAGATATATCGAGTGCTTTATTTGAGGAATATCGTATTTTGCCTCCAACTGATGTTGTTAGGGAGGAAGAATCATCCAAAAAGGATGATACACAGTCAACTACTTCACATAAGAaggttgaggttttgaaaagtAAGTATAAGAAGCATAAATGTGAGCTTAGTGGAGAGGCAAAAATTGAGTTAGATAAGTATTTGGAGGAGGATAGGGAGGAGGATACAGAGGAGGAAGAGGATGACTTTGATATTTTGGGGTGGTTGAAGTTCAATAGTGCAAGGTTTCCTACTATGGGAAGAATGGCTCGTGATGTGCTTGCTGTCCCAATATCAACCGTGGCCTTCGAGAGTGCATTTAGCACCGAGGGAAGAGTTCTTGACAATTTTAGAAGATCTTTAAGTCCGGTGGTCGTTCAAGGTCTTCTTTGTAATAAAAATTGGTTACGTGCTGGTCCATTCCAAGGTGTTGAAGAGTGTTTGGAGGAAGTGGAGCTTCTTGAAGAAG acttaaataaaatgtccataAATGATGCTTTTATGAAACGATTGAGATCGACGAGTAGGAGGCTGTTTGGTGTTACTGACCTGCTGGTGGTAACTTATGTTGCTGACCTGTGCTTGGTGTTTGACCTGCTGCTGACCTGCTACTTGGTGTTTGATATGTTGCTGCTGCAATCTCTTGTTGTTATGAATTGA